Proteins encoded by one window of Cucurbita pepo subsp. pepo cultivar mu-cu-16 chromosome LG14, ASM280686v2, whole genome shotgun sequence:
- the LOC111810483 gene encoding probable F-box protein At4g22165 — MENSNSRDWTALDYDVLGVILNKMVSLYDYLQFSLVCKSWYFLALRHKHERSIITSKVTQLPMLIVPSKDGLEKQHCLYDLTRNIVRPVDFKFCFNKRCCGSSFGWLIMRDETLGIVLFNPFSGTVIYLPPVATYDDIEWIPGHIIKAILTKDPSLYPNDYMVVAIFGTYKRLCLIRANDKTWTYYYPTPNIPFNDINICGDTLYATEYYLNVWKVEVENSEDESSSICISVKMVHTIEMGHWVTSYITESSKGELLVVLRILDSGEEQFETVDFEVYKLIHENEDEMRRAVEVKSLDGDAIFIGDSQSICVSTKEFPECLPNRIYFTDNRYVNLVVGKLDGTQDLGTFNFEDGSFEDQYIADPAQKNLPSPIWIIPTICSKDLDG; from the coding sequence aTGGAAAATTCAAACTCTCGAGATTGGACTGCACTTGACTACGATGTTCTTGGTGTGattctcaacaaaatggtgtctCTCTACGATTATCTCCAATTTAGCTTGGTATGTAAGTCTTGGTATTTTCTTGCATTACGCCACAAACACGAACGGTCCATAATTACCTCCAAGGTAACTCAACTGCCGATGCTCATTGTTCCCTCGAAGGATGGTCTTGAAAAGCAGCATTGCTTATACGATCTCACTAGGAACATAGTTCGCCCAGTTGACTTCAAattttgcttcaacaaaaggtGTTGTGGTTCCTCTTTCGGTTGGTTGATCATGCGTGATGAGACACTCGGTATCGTTTTATTCAACCCTTTTTCTGGGACTGTGATTTATCTTCCTCCGGTTGCTACATATGATGACATTGAGTGGATACCAGGCCACATAATTAAAGCAATACTAACCAAAGATCCATCGTTATATCCAAATGATTACATGGTTGTAGCCATCTTTGGTACATACAAAAGATTGTGTCTGATAAGAGCAAATGATAAAACTTGGACGTATTACTACCCAACACCAAACATTccttttaatgatattaatatttgtGGTGATACTTTATATGCTACAGAATACTACTTGAATGTTTggaaagttgaagttgaaaatagTGAGGATGAAAGTTCATCTATTTGTATATCTGTAAAGATGGTCCACACAATAGAAATGGGGCACTGGGTTACGTCCTATATTACAGAGTCTTCCAAAGGAGAGCTTTTGGTTGTTTTGAGGATATTAGACTCTGGAGAAGAACAATTCGAGACGGTGGACTTTGAAGTTTACAAACTTATCCATGAGAATGAAGATGAGATGCGAAGGGCGGTAGAGGTGAAGAGCTTAGATGGTGATGCTATTTTTATTGGCGACTCCCAGTCCATTTGTGTTTCAACTAAAGAATTTCCTGAATGTTTACCAAATCGTATATATTTCACCGATAATCGTTACGTTAATCTTGTTGTTGGGAAATTAGATGGAACTCAAGATTTAGGTACATTCAACTTCGAAGATGGAAGCTTTGAAGACCAGTACATAGCAGATCCTGCACAAAAAAATTTGCCTAGTCCTATTTGGATCATCCCAACTATATGCTCGAAAGATTTGGATGgatga